The DNA segment CACCCAGACATTGAACAGCATGATCGTGCCCAGCCAGGCGCCTATGCCTATGGGCATGAAGTATGGGCGGGAAGATTCATCGCCCTGCATCAGACCCAGAGTGAAGGCGCCGACAAAACTATTACCGAGATAGGCCGCGCCGGACAGCCAGGTCACCACCGCCGCCCAGCGAAACCACAACAACGCCCGCGGCGCGACGTACTTGCTGATTCCGGCACCGCCCGGCCCGCCCTTGTCCGCCGCGGCGGCGGCCAGCGCAGGCGTCTGCACCAGATTGAAATAGTACAGAAGACCAATCCAGGTCACGCCGGCAAGAAAATGTATCCAGCGCGCCAAAGTATGGCT comes from the Gammaproteobacteria bacterium genome and includes:
- a CDS encoding urate hydroxylase PuuD, producing MKNPLDSICKTITLGVILALVLTYLIRGTGGETDVLSHTLARWIHFLAGVTWIGLLYYFNLVQTPALAAAAADKGGPGGAGISKYVAPRALLWFRWAAVVTWLSGAAYLGNSFVGAFTLGLMQGDESSRPYFMPIGIGAWLGTIMLFNVWVLIWPNQKKVLGIVPATDEQKARAKRVAALASRTNTLLSIPLLLFMGAAHHGLLF